In the Gossypium raimondii isolate GPD5lz chromosome 9, ASM2569854v1, whole genome shotgun sequence genome, one interval contains:
- the LOC105798938 gene encoding cysteine-rich receptor-like protein kinase 26, which produces MVGASIIDKHIFRHSIFLCRTCGCKHLLLLNVISLSLSLHILLRDLNGNFTRNSTYQANLDRLLSSFTLNTSNENGLYNFSSGQGSNIANALALCRGDVNSSDCFTCINNANDKLRNRCPYQREAIIWYDYCMFRYTNRTILGVAETLPSLYTWNLNNATSTKDAFKQAVSSLMDNLANIASTGTSLGKFATGSALSPFQAIYALVQCTPDLTMNECSYCLSQAIGEIPQFLDTKRGGRIYMPSCYFRFEIERFYDLTAADTGTTIPSPPSPPPSNDTTTIVNKHNSSRTTIVVSISAVAFAVLFISSCMFIISRMRKPKLKPQKHELTEAEDEITTVKSLQYDFNTIRAATDHFSDANKLGQGGFGAVYKGTLAGGKLIAVKRLSSDSRQGDLEFKNEVLLMANLQHRNLVRLQGFCLEGNERLLTYEFVPNGSLDKFLFDPVTHACLNRETRYNIIEGVARGILYLHQDSRLRIIHRDLKASNILLDAKMNPKIADFGMARLCAVDQIQGSTNRIVGTYGYMAPEYAMHGQFSVKSDVFSYGVLVLEILSGQKNRAFHNGSNTEDLLSFAWRNWEAGAALDLVDPNLRNGSRSEVMRCIHIGLLCVQENVAQRPNMGAIVLMLAGHFATLPLPSEPALFMHGNTQSAMQKWDWEDLNSGATKLSQFPNKFSVVSENMVSITEMYPR; this is translated from the exons ATGGTTGGTGCATCCATTATCGATAAACACATCTTTCGTCACTCTATTTTTCTATGTAGAACTTGTGGCTGCAAACACCTGCTTCTCCTGAATGTGATCTCCCTCAGCCTGAGCCTACACATTCTGTTGAGAG ACCTCAATGGTAACTTCACCAGAAACAGCACTTACCAGGCGAACCTCGACCGACTGCTTTCGTCTTTCACCCTCAATACATCAAATGAAAACGGGCTCTACAATTTTTCATCAGGCCAAGGCTCCAACATAGCCAACGCACTTGCACTTTGCAGAGGAGATGTGAACTCAAGTGATTGCTTCACCTGCATCAATAATGCAAACGATAAGCTCAGAAACCGCTGCCCTTACCAAAGAGAGGCGATTATATGGTATGACTATTGCATGTTCCGCTACACAAATCGTACCATCCTTGGTGTTGCAGAAACCTTGCCTAGTCTTTACACGTGGAATTTAAATAACGCCACGAGTACTAAAGATGCTTTCAAGCAGGCCGTGAGTTCTTTAATGGACAACCTAGCAAACATTGCTTCAACGGGGACATCCCTTGGAAAGTTTGCAACAGGAAGTGCACTGTCACCTTTCCAAGCAATATATGCGCTTGTTCAATGCACTCCTGATTTGACAATGAATGAGTGCAGCTATTGCCTGTCACAGGCCATTGGAGAAATTCCGCAATTCTTGGACACAAAACGAGGAGGCAGGATATATATGCCTAGTTGTTATTTTAGGTTTGAGATTGAACGCTTCTATGATCTTACTGCTGCTGATACTGGTACAACAATACCATCCCCACCTTCTCCCCCGCCTTCAAACGACACCACAACAATAG TAAATAAGCATAATTCATCTCGAACGACTATTGTCGTATCCATCTCGGCTGTTGCTTTTGCTGTACTATTCATTTCGAGCTGCATGTTCATCATTTCAAGGATGAGGAAGCCAAAGCTGAAACCTCAAA AGCATGAATTAACGGAAGCAGAGGATGAAATCACAACTGTAAAGTCCTTACAATATGATTTCAATACCATTAGAGCTGCAACAGATCACTTTTCTGATGCAAATAAGCTTGGACAAGGTGGATTTGGAGCAGTTTATAAG GGCACACTTGCTGGTGGAAAATTAATAGCAGTGAAAAGGTTATCTTCAGATTCTAGACAAGGAGACCTTGAATTCAAAAATGAGGTTCTATTAATGGCCAATCTCCAGCATAGGAATTTGGTTAGGCTCCAAGGTTTCTGCCTTGAAGGAAATGAAAGGCTTCTCACCTATGAGTTTGTCCCTAATGGAAGTTTGGATAAATTCTTATTTG ATCCAGTTACGCATGCATGTTTGAACAGGGAAACACGATACAATATCATAGAAGGAGTTGCTCGCGGAATTCTCTACCTTCATCAAGATTCTCGACTCAGAATTATTCATCGAGATCTCAAAGCTAGCAATATATTGTTAGACGCAAAGATGAATCCGAAAATTGCAGATTTTGGCATGGCAAGATTGTGTGCTGTCGATCAAATTCAAGGTTCTACTAATAGAATCGTTGGAACATA CGGATACATGGCTCCTGAATATGCAATGCATGGTCAATTTTCAGTTAAATCAGATGTTTTCAGTTATGGTGTACTGGTTTTGGAGATTTTAAGTGGTCAAAAGAACAGAGCTTTTCATAATGGGAGTAACACAGAAGATCTTCTAAGCTTT GCATGGAGAAACTGGGAGGCCGGGGCAGCATTGGATCTTGTAGATCCCAATTTGAGGAATGGTTCAAGAAGTGAGGTGATGAGATGCATTCACATTGGGTTGCTTTGTGTTCAAGAAAATGTAGCTCAAAGACCAAACATGGGTGCAATTGTTCTAATGCTTGCTGGCCACTTTGCCACTCTTCCACTACCCTCAGAACCTGCACTTTTTATGCACGGCAATACTCAATCCGCAATGCAGAAGTGGGACTGGGAGGACTTAAACTCAGGGGCAACAAAATTAAGTCAATTCCCAAATAAATTTTCTGTAGTCTCAGAAAATATGGTTTCAATTACCGAGATGTATCCAAGATAG